The following is a genomic window from Deltaproteobacteria bacterium.
ATCTCCACATCCACCCCTGCCGCCAGATCAAGCTTCATGAGAGAGTCTACCGTCTGCTGGGTGGGTTCCAATATATCCAGTAACCGCTTGTGTGTTCTTATCTCGAACTGCTCTCTCGACTTCTTGTCCACATGGGGGGATCTGAGAACACAATATTTATTTATGATTGTAGGGAGCGGAATAGGCCCGGCTACCCTGGCGCCCGTCTCCTTGGCCGTTTCAACAATCTCCATGGCAGACTGGTCCAATAGCTTATGGTCATAGGCCTTTAATCGAATCCGAATCTTCTGGTTGGTTATCATACCGTTCTCCCTTACTCGATAATCTCACTGATAACGCCCG
Proteins encoded in this region:
- the rpsJ gene encoding 30S ribosomal protein S10, translated to MTNQKIRIRLKAYDHKLLDQSAMEIVETAKETGARVAGPIPLPTIINKYCVLRSPHVDKKSREQFEIRTHKRLLDILEPTQQTVDSLMKLDLAAGVDVEIKL